One window from the genome of Armatimonadota bacterium encodes:
- a CDS encoding Lrp/AsnC ligand binding domain-containing protein, whose protein sequence is MIALVKAYVLVSAKPGTSEEIVNFLRKASEVKGVVSADSVFGRYDAIITLDVENLEMLSQVLYKVIEKIPNVVRTETCIVMFSGNKK, encoded by the coding sequence GTGATCGCCTTGGTCAAGGCCTATGTTCTGGTTTCGGCGAAGCCGGGAACTTCCGAGGAGATCGTAAACTTTCTCAGAAAAGCATCGGAGGTCAAGGGTGTTGTTTCCGCCGACTCGGTCTTCGGTCGTTACGACGCTATCATAACTCTCGACGTCGAAAATCTTGAAATGCTTTCGCAAGTTCTCTACAAAGTGATCGAGAAGATTCCCAACGTCGTCAGAACGGAAACATGCATCGTAATGTTCAGTGGGAACAAAAAATGA
- a CDS encoding glutamine synthetase has protein sequence AAAGADGIRRKIDPGDPVNEDIYKLDPERRKQLGIRELPGSLREAVEELLSDREFLKPVFSDDLIDTITELQLKAFIDVTTKPHPYEFYLYFDV, from the coding sequence TGGCAGCGGCCGGGGCAGACGGAATACGGAGGAAGATCGACCCCGGCGACCCCGTCAACGAGGACATCTACAAACTCGACCCAGAACGCAGAAAACAACTGGGCATAAGGGAGCTGCCCGGCTCCCTCCGCGAAGCCGTTGAAGAACTTCTCAGCGACCGAGAATTTCTCAAGCCCGTCTTCAGCGACGACTTGATCGACACAATTACCGAACTGCAGTTAAAGGCCTTCATCGACGTCACAACGAAGCCTCATCCCTACGAATTCTACCTGTACTTCGACGTGTGA